The Vallitalea okinawensis genome contains the following window.
GTCTTATTAAGCTCAATAGCCATGTGATTAAAGGTTTCAGTTAACTGACCAATCTCATCATCAGACTTTACTTCAATCACATTATTTTCATGAGATATATTCCCTTTTGCCATCTTCTTAGCGGACCTTGTTAAAGCTGCTATTGGTCGTGTTATAGTGTTTGCAAATAAGAAGCCTAAAACTGCTGAGATAACTACAGATATAATAACAGATATAATGATGATTCTCACATATTCTGATAAATTCTCATTGACCTCTTCCAAAGATGTTTCCACATACATGGTATAATCAAGGGTACCATCTCCATCCAAGTCGAAAGTGGTTGCGTAGGCAGCATAATCTTCATAACCTACTTCTCCCATGACATCTACTTCAATAATTGATGTGAGCTCCTGTCCATTTTCAACAGATTTCACCTGAGCTATTGTGTTTAGTTTCTTATTGTATTCTTTATATACTTCCTCTGCTAAATCTACTGAATCAGGGTAAATAATTGAGCCCTGAATCTTTTTGACGTAAACATTATGCGTAGCATATAAATATTCAACACTCGTTTCATAAGTGTCTTTCATATTTTTAGCAACTTGAGCATCATCAACAATCGTCTCAGATTGCTCTAAAAGGGTAATCCTTCGTTCTGCGACACGTTCCAGTTCAGTAAATTTATCACCATAAGACTTAGACTTAATTTGACTAACAATAAAAGTACCGCATATGATCATGACAATGGATATTAAGGTTACATATAAAACAACCAATCTCCATTTGATACTTTTCATATTAAGATCTCCTAACTAGCATTTTTCATTAAAATAGTAACCTATTCCTCTTTTAGTCAATATATATTCTGGCTTGCTAGGTATGTTTTCAACTTTTTCTCTTAATCTTCTAATCGTAACATCTACTGTTCTAACATCACCGTAATACTCATAACCCCAAACTTGTTCTAATAATGATTCTCTTGAGAAAATTTGTCCTTTTTGTGTGGCTAAGAATTTTAATAATTCATATTCTCTTAAAGTTAACTCAAGCACTTCACCTGCTTTTACCACTTCATAACGATCTGTATCAATTTGAAGATCACCTAGTTTTAAAACATTCTTATTGGTGCTTTCTTGAACATCAATGACTTTGCGTCTTAAATTAGCCTTTACTCTAGCCATCAATTCTCTTACACTAAAAGGTTTGGTTACATAATCATCTGCACCTAGCTCTAAGCCTAATACTTTATCAACTTCTTCAGCTCGTGCAGTTAACATGATAATTGGTGTATTCATTTTTTCTCTAAGTTTTCTACATACCTGTAACCCATCTAATTTGGGCATCATAATATCCAATAAGATAAGGTCTGGATTTTCTTTAAGCGCTTTATCATAGCCTTCTTCTCCATCAAACCCCGTTACAACTTCATAACCTTCCTTCTTTAGGTTAAAGGATAAGATATCAACGATTGCTTTTTCATCATCTACTATTAGTACTTTTTGACTCATCTAATCACCGTCCTCAGATTATTCTTAATGCTCTAAAGTATTCTCTCTCTATATAACTATAAATGCATCTTATTTTTTTAATAAAGGTACACATTTTGAACTCATATAAACCCTCATAAAATAAGTTCATAATATGTAAGATACCTATTTCAATATACATATAATTCTATTGTATCAAATTTCATTGGTAAATTAAAGCTTTTTCCATTGACAATCCATGTCAATAAACCCCAAGGCTTCCCTCGGGGTCATTAATTTTTTAATAGGATTTTTCCCATCATATATTATTCAATCAATAGATATAATTCGCAGGATTCTTAAATTCACCATAATATCGTATTTCAAAATGACAATGGTTACCAGTACTATTACCAGTACTACCTATAGCTGCAATAGCATCACCTTGCTCAACATATTGACCTACATAAACATATAGATTACTATTGTGTCCATAGTAAGTTTTATAGCCATTACCATGATTAATAATTACTAAATAACCATAACCACTCATCCATCCTGCATGTTCTACAGTACCACTAGCAGAGGCTCTTACGTTATTTCCATAAGGTGCTGCTAAATCAATACCATAATGCATCGAACCCCAACGATAACCATAGCCAGATGTAAAGGTTCCGCTAGGAACAGGGTTAATAAATTGTGGTGGTGTTAAAGTTCCTTTAACGATGACCTTCGGCGTTGGATCCTCAACAACGAGTTCGTTAACAATCACTTTGTCAACCTCTATACCATCAACCTTCACAATATTTGCAGTAATTTCTTTGACACCGCTTGACCCTTCATCTTTAACGCGAGAATAAGTTGTATATTGAGTATCATCGTATTCATATAAAGGTTCAGTTTCAAATGTCTCTTCAAAAGTTATGCGTTCTTTTGTCTCTACAGAAAGATTAGGATCTGGCTGAGTAATTGTAATTTCTTGACCAATTTGAATCTTGTTTGCATTTTCCTCTAAATCAGGATTTAATGCATATAACTCAGATAATCCCATTCCATGATCTTCTGCAATTTTCCCTGGAAAATCACCAGATTGAATATTATAAATAACTTGTTCTTCTTCAAAGTCCATCAAAGTATCTACTGCAACATCTACTGTCTCAATATTATCTTGTTTAACAAATACTGTGGATACTTTAACTGCATCTACAAAACCAACTTCTTGAACACCTTCATCTGGCACTGTTTCATCCATAACTTCTTCATTTTCTATACCAGGTGATGGTTCTATTGAAGCAGACATATACGCCTCATCACCAGAACCTGATGTACGAGCAATTTTAGGTTGTGCAGTAGCTAAGGCTAATTCCTCAGCATCTTCTACCTTTTCGATAACGATAGCATCGCTAGCATCATTGTTTATATC
Protein-coding sequences here:
- the yycF gene encoding response regulator YycF is translated as MSQKVLIVDDEKAIVDILSFNLKKEGYEVVTGFDGEEGYDKALKENPDLILLDIMMPKLDGLQVCRKLREKMNTPIIMLTARAEEVDKVLGLELGADDYVTKPFSVRELMARVKANLRRKVIDVQESTNKNVLKLGDLQIDTDRYEVVKAGEVLELTLREYELLKFLATQKGQIFSRESLLEQVWGYEYYGDVRTVDVTIRRLREKVENIPSKPEYILTKRGIGYYFNEKC
- a CDS encoding peptidoglycan DD-metalloendopeptidase family protein, which codes for MSKFKNMLKISVIKFSKMEKNLRENIKKVLTTSQQKMNLNKIQKIMSKDAILANKGKIAIVAGATVLLITGGLTLTSVPELDNETSQILSTSLVSTASGYDVYFENYLVGSVENAEEVDQLLSEVIGQLNMKNNQVYALPNALEVKTSYDQSADLLDNEAFKTALYKTLERNIDELLVQAFVIEVENGTQVTLDNLEDVKHALTRVTSQYLPEDETYEVTEVDINNDASDAIVIEKVEDAEELALATAQPKIARTSGSGDEAYMSASIEPSPGIENEEVMDETVPDEGVQEVGFVDAVKVSTVFVKQDNIETVDVAVDTLMDFEEEQVIYNIQSGDFPGKIAEDHGMGLSELYALNPDLEENANKIQIGQEITITQPDPNLSVETKERITFEETFETEPLYEYDDTQYTTYSRVKDEGSSGVKEITANIVKVDGIEVDKVIVNELVVEDPTPKVIVKGTLTPPQFINPVPSGTFTSGYGYRWGSMHYGIDLAAPYGNNVRASASGTVEHAGWMSGYGYLVIINHGNGYKTYYGHNSNLYVYVGQYVEQGDAIAAIGSTGNSTGNHCHFEIRYYGEFKNPANYIY